The proteins below come from a single Stomoxys calcitrans chromosome 1, idStoCalc2.1, whole genome shotgun sequence genomic window:
- the LOC131994721 gene encoding uncharacterized protein LOC131994721 has translation MNNNNKSSQKCKVCQDRHHLRFCLIFNKMTVLERVKVAKEKGYCFNCLCGSHTREWCRSRNACAVCNRNHHTKLHVDGTNEPKKQAHCNKPYSYQKQSSHEFLSSRTQSKTHKANSSHQKPKSQAEGYQIRQRLGGRSKKHVFMPTALARAITIVGANKTRILLNSGATETVILKSFVKNNQFQTTKRNDKEYCTVNLQSFHDSAVKIQIHGLVQSKFTSPLPEKVQDRILENTYSHLPDLADPHFYHPVNIDIMVGNDELAKVLKAGLIQTASHMPIAQSTVFGWVISGARYY, from the exons atgaacaacaacaacaaaag CTCCCAAAAATGCAAGGTCTGCCAAGACAGACATCACCTGCGGTTTTGTTTGATCTTCAACAAAATGACTGTTTTAGAACGTGTAAAGGTGGCAAAGGAGAAGGGATATTGCTTTAACTGCCTTTGTGGGTCTCATACCAGGGAATGGTGCCGTTCTCGGAATGCTTGCGCAGTGTGTAACAGAAATCACCATACAAAACTTCACGTTGATGGTACCAATGAGCCCAAAAAGCAAGCCCACTGCAACAAGCCATATTCATACCAAAAACAGTCGTCACATGAATTTTTATCATCTCGTACCCAAAGTAAAACACACAAAGCCAATTCATCGCATCAGAAACCAAAGTCTCAAGCAGAAGGATACCAAATAAGACAACGCCTTGGCGGACGGTCCAAGAAGCATGTATTTATGCCAACTGCGTTGGCACGTGCAATAACCATAGTTGGAGCAAACAAGACCCGAATTTTATTAAACTCAGGAGCAACAGAGACTGTTATATTAAAGTCATTTGTAAAAAACAATCAGTTCCAGACAacaaaaaggaatgacaaagaGTACTGTACGGTTAATTTACAATCGTTTCACGACAGTGCCGTCAAAATACAAATCCATGGATTGGTACAATCAAAATTTACTTCACCGCTTCCAGAAAAAGTGCAGGACAGGATACTAGAAAATACTTATAGTCACCTTCCTGATTTAGCCGATCCCCATTTCTATCATCCGGTCAACATCGATATTATGGTTGGCAACGATGAGCTAGCGAAGGTGCTAAAGGCTGGTCTTATCCAAACAGCAAGTCATATGCCTATAGCTCAAAGCACTGTGTTTGGATGGGTGATCTCGGGGGCTAGATATTATTAA